A genomic stretch from Erwinia sp. E_sp_B01_1 includes:
- the nac gene encoding nitrogen assimilation transcriptional regulator NAC, translated as MNLRRLKYFIKIVDVGSLTQAADILHIAQPALSQQLATLEGEVNQQLLIRTKRGVTPTEAGKTLYVHAQTILRQCEQAQSAIDGSGLALSGSVSVGLAPGTAAQQLALPLMEEVHRQYPGIVLYFNENFGTTLSELIMNGRMDMAVIYGNREIHGLRFMPLIKEDLYFVCPHSLGRPGKSVRLVEVAKYDLFLPRIYNIMRKVIDEAFIHEGLAYRVKCEIESQTTLNAALAAGLGCTVMPESAARAMLQASDSWMAKIEDPDIQASLSFCMSDHLPLSQPAEAVKGILLSLMANRTQDNRPLTLVG; from the coding sequence ATGAATCTCCGCCGGCTGAAGTACTTCATTAAAATTGTCGATGTGGGAAGCCTGACCCAGGCCGCAGATATTTTGCACATCGCTCAACCAGCACTGAGTCAGCAACTGGCAACGCTGGAAGGGGAAGTGAATCAGCAGTTGTTGATCCGCACTAAACGCGGGGTCACGCCAACGGAAGCAGGCAAGACGCTCTATGTTCACGCTCAGACGATCCTCCGTCAGTGCGAGCAAGCGCAAAGCGCCATAGATGGCTCCGGCCTGGCCCTCTCCGGCAGCGTGTCGGTGGGGCTGGCACCGGGAACGGCCGCTCAGCAGCTGGCATTACCGCTGATGGAAGAAGTGCACCGACAGTACCCCGGCATCGTCCTCTATTTCAATGAGAACTTTGGTACCACGCTTAGCGAGCTGATTATGAATGGCCGGATGGATATGGCCGTCATCTATGGCAATCGTGAGATCCACGGCCTGCGTTTTATGCCGTTGATCAAGGAGGATCTCTATTTTGTCTGCCCTCACAGTCTGGGCAGACCGGGCAAATCCGTCCGCCTCGTGGAGGTAGCTAAGTACGATCTCTTCCTGCCCCGTATCTATAACATCATGCGCAAAGTGATTGATGAGGCTTTCATCCATGAGGGGCTGGCTTACCGGGTGAAATGTGAAATCGAATCGCAGACAACGCTGAATGCCGCGCTGGCTGCGGGCCTGGGTTGCACCGTGATGCCGGAATCAGCGGCACGGGCCATGCTGCAGGCATCGGATTCATGGATGGCGAAGATTGAGGATCCGGATATTCAGGCCTCCCTGTCGTTTTGCATGTCCGATCACCTGCCGCTGTCCCAGCCTGCCGAAGCCGTGAAAGGGATCCTGCTTTCGCTGATGGCCAACCGCACTCAGGATAATCGT
- a CDS encoding biotin-dependent carboxyltransferase family protein — translation MIEIVKTGALNTVQDLGRSGYRHMGVSLSGVMDPLALRAGNILLGNEENAAGIEIQLFPFRVRFLRETSIVLTGADCRAQLDGEELPPWWGCSVRAGQELELRFPRQGARSYLCVAGGIDVPVVMGSRSTALRGNFGGHQGRSLQKGDLLPLGDTQALPLPEEGMGIEPPGVALATVFPTSAKGLVQLRAIPSGEYELFSADHQRFWQQAWQVSLQSNRTGYRLAGEPIFPSEEVEMRSYGLVPGIVQVPPAGEPIIQLSDANTAGGYPKMAGIIEEDLWRLGQVQPGQFIQLVKSDSREAIRVAAEVNRWLERLRNSCLPLKKVVGL, via the coding sequence GTGATTGAAATCGTGAAAACCGGTGCCCTGAATACCGTCCAGGATCTGGGGCGCAGTGGCTATCGTCATATGGGCGTTTCGCTTAGTGGGGTGATGGATCCGCTGGCGTTACGCGCAGGTAATATTCTGCTGGGCAACGAGGAAAATGCGGCCGGTATTGAAATACAGCTTTTTCCCTTCCGCGTACGATTTTTGCGGGAGACCAGTATTGTTCTGACCGGCGCTGACTGCCGTGCTCAGCTTGATGGTGAAGAGTTGCCGCCCTGGTGGGGGTGTTCCGTCAGGGCAGGGCAGGAACTGGAATTACGTTTCCCCCGCCAGGGCGCACGCAGCTATCTTTGCGTAGCGGGCGGTATTGATGTCCCGGTAGTGATGGGATCGAGGAGCACCGCGCTGCGGGGTAATTTTGGCGGCCATCAGGGGCGTTCCTTGCAGAAGGGGGATCTGCTGCCTCTGGGCGATACCCAAGCTCTGCCTTTGCCTGAAGAGGGCATGGGAATTGAGCCACCGGGCGTTGCTCTTGCCACCGTGTTTCCCACCAGTGCAAAAGGGCTGGTGCAGCTACGGGCTATACCTTCCGGGGAGTATGAGCTGTTCTCCGCCGATCATCAGCGATTCTGGCAGCAGGCCTGGCAGGTATCGCTACAAAGTAACCGCACTGGTTATCGTCTTGCGGGTGAGCCTATTTTTCCCTCCGAAGAAGTGGAGATGCGCTCTTACGGGCTGGTGCCTGGCATTGTGCAGGTGCCGCCTGCTGGCGAACCTATCATCCAGCTCAGCGATGCGAATACGGCCGGAGGCTATCCCAAAATGGCGGGGATCATTGAGGAAGATTTGTGGCGGCTTGGCCAGGTTCAGCCGGGTCAGTTTATCCAGCTGGTGAAGAGTGATTCACGAGAAGCCATCCGCGTTGCCGCTGAAGTTAACCGCTGGCTGGAACGGCTTCGCAATAGTTGCCTGCCGCTGAAAAAAGTGGTCGGCCTGTAG
- the pxpB gene encoding 5-oxoprolinase subunit PxpB, which produces MLFREASEGASLPLINCDSVKISTIGSRAWLVEAPGDFDLPAQRRIWSLASSLSSHPEVESLIPGVTNLLVIFRQTPVSEAMTITLLKERWEQARSVDPQGKLITIPVIYGGEHATDLQAVCQHTGLSAREVIRRHSQGSYTVFALGSAPGFGYLHGLDPTLATPRKKVPSLHMLKGTVTIGGAQAGISALTGPNGWNAIGFAELNVFDPQAEQPALMAPGDRVRFIAERTEL; this is translated from the coding sequence ATGCTGTTTCGCGAGGCGTCTGAGGGCGCTTCTTTGCCTTTGATTAACTGCGACAGCGTGAAGATTTCCACCATCGGCAGCCGTGCCTGGCTGGTTGAGGCACCCGGTGACTTTGATCTGCCAGCGCAACGGCGGATTTGGTCGCTGGCCTCTTCACTCAGCTCACATCCTGAAGTGGAATCTCTGATCCCTGGCGTAACTAATCTTCTGGTTATATTCCGGCAAACGCCGGTCAGTGAGGCGATGACGATTACGCTTCTGAAGGAGCGTTGGGAACAGGCCCGCTCTGTCGATCCTCAGGGGAAACTCATCACTATTCCGGTGATCTACGGTGGTGAACATGCCACCGATCTGCAGGCGGTCTGCCAGCATACCGGCCTGAGTGCCCGTGAAGTGATCCGCCGCCATTCGCAGGGCAGTTATACCGTATTCGCCCTGGGCAGCGCGCCCGGTTTTGGCTACCTGCATGGCCTTGATCCCACTCTTGCCACGCCAAGAAAGAAAGTACCTTCACTGCATATGCTGAAAGGCACGGTGACAATTGGCGGAGCGCAGGCCGGGATATCAGCACTCACCGGGCCCAATGGCTGGAACGCCATCGGCTTTGCCGAGCTGAATGTCTTTGACCCGCAGGCTGAGCAACCCGCGTTGATGGCTCCCGGTGACCGCGTGCGGTTCATAGCTGAAAGGACAGAACTGTGA
- a CDS encoding ABC transporter substrate-binding protein — protein sequence MKLKLLSCTMLALPVMMAFSSAQADALSDIQARGQLNCAVYSDVPPFSSPDPKTRQLVGMDVDLCTALAKQMGLKLNLMPTSVEARIAVIATGRADVLVANLAYTKTRGKQIQFSDPYYVAKEMLVVKKPNADKSRADFKGKRISATKGTTSEQSIHLAGAKAVTFQDTASAFLALEQNKAVGFVTNTMTGIKMISQAGKDGIELGMIKEPMALEPIGVGMKKEEPALLAKVNTSLKTMDDDGTIDHIWDTWIGPNTEYKMVREERVQPLSSLKFEPLE from the coding sequence ATGAAACTGAAGTTACTGTCTTGCACCATGCTGGCTCTGCCAGTGATGATGGCTTTCTCTTCTGCGCAGGCTGATGCCCTGTCAGATATTCAGGCTCGCGGGCAGCTGAACTGTGCTGTTTACTCAGATGTTCCCCCGTTTTCCTCTCCGGACCCTAAAACCCGCCAGCTGGTGGGAATGGATGTGGATCTCTGCACTGCGCTGGCTAAGCAGATGGGACTGAAGCTCAACCTGATGCCCACCTCTGTTGAAGCCCGCATTGCGGTGATAGCCACCGGTCGTGCTGACGTCCTGGTCGCTAATCTTGCCTATACAAAAACCCGTGGCAAACAGATCCAGTTCAGCGACCCTTACTACGTTGCCAAAGAGATGCTGGTGGTCAAGAAGCCGAATGCGGATAAAAGCCGCGCCGACTTTAAAGGCAAACGCATCAGCGCCACCAAGGGCACCACCTCTGAACAGTCTATTCACCTTGCAGGGGCTAAAGCGGTGACTTTCCAGGACACGGCCTCTGCGTTCCTGGCGCTGGAGCAGAATAAAGCGGTAGGGTTTGTCACCAACACCATGACCGGCATCAAGATGATTTCTCAGGCGGGCAAAGATGGCATTGAGCTTGGCATGATTAAAGAGCCTATGGCGCTGGAGCCGATTGGTGTCGGCATGAAGAAAGAAGAGCCTGCGTTGCTGGCAAAAGTGAACACCAGTCTGAAAACCATGGATGATGATGGCACCATTGATCACATCTGGGATACGTGGATCGGCCCGAATACCGAATACAAAATGGTGCGGGAAGAGAGGGTCCAGCCACTGTCCAGCCTGAAATTCGAGCCTCTGGAATAA
- a CDS encoding DMT family transporter, which yields MNSRLGVLLKLLSALCATLMLACVKGLEGSIPTGEVIFFRSFVALFPLLFWLKLQGNILPQIKTRNLFGHLIRGFSGTGGMYFNYMALVYISLADATAISYAAPLFTVILAALLLKESVSASRWLAVVIGFSGILIMLSAYLSEGGSVLAGSGVDLTAGLGILLALMAALCTAVSLVQIRFLNGIEHPGAIVFYFSLMTMLIGLSTLFFGWVVPDRMQLLLLVGCGFFGGMAQILVTLSLRYADASLLAPFDYTTLVWSMLIGYLFLNSFPGIPTIAGAAVVAAAGIFTVWSERRRRKLSILRTLT from the coding sequence ATGAACTCCAGACTGGGTGTGTTGCTGAAATTATTGTCAGCGCTTTGTGCAACATTAATGCTTGCCTGCGTGAAAGGACTGGAAGGTAGCATCCCTACCGGAGAGGTTATTTTCTTTCGCTCCTTTGTCGCCCTGTTTCCGCTGCTGTTCTGGCTTAAGCTCCAGGGCAACATTTTGCCGCAGATTAAAACACGCAACCTGTTCGGCCATTTGATTCGGGGATTCTCCGGCACCGGCGGCATGTACTTCAACTATATGGCGCTGGTCTATATTTCTCTGGCAGACGCGACGGCCATCAGCTATGCCGCCCCACTGTTTACCGTGATTCTGGCTGCGCTGCTGTTAAAAGAGAGCGTAAGCGCTTCACGCTGGCTGGCGGTGGTTATTGGCTTTTCAGGGATCCTGATTATGCTCTCGGCTTATCTCAGTGAGGGGGGATCGGTGCTGGCGGGAAGCGGAGTTGACCTGACTGCAGGACTTGGCATTCTGCTCGCGCTGATGGCCGCCCTGTGCACCGCCGTTTCTCTGGTGCAGATTCGGTTCCTGAATGGCATTGAACATCCCGGCGCGATTGTCTTCTACTTTTCTTTGATGACCATGCTGATTGGCCTTTCCACCCTTTTCTTTGGCTGGGTAGTGCCAGACCGGATGCAGCTTTTGCTGTTGGTGGGCTGTGGCTTCTTTGGGGGGATGGCGCAAATCCTGGTTACGCTCAGCCTGCGCTATGCTGATGCCTCGCTGCTGGCCCCTTTTGACTACACCACGCTGGTCTGGTCAATGCTGATTGGCTACCTGTTCCTGAACAGTTTCCCTGGGATCCCGACCATAGCAGGCGCTGCAGTGGTGGCTGCAGCGGGGATCTTTACCGTCTGGAGCGAAAGACGCAGGCGCAAACTGAGTATTCTCCGCACGCTGACCTGA
- the treC gene encoding alpha,alpha-phosphotrehalase, producing the protein MNQPIPWWQNGVIYQIYPKSFQDSTGNGHGDLNGVIQRLDYLQALGVDALWLTPVYVSPQVDNGYDVADYCDIDPAYGTLADFEKLVAEAHRRQIRIVMDMVFNHTSTDHPWFKAAASPQSPYRPFYIWREGHARALPNNWRSKFGGPAWQLEKPGGQYYLHLYAPEQADLNWEHPPVREELKKICRFWADKGVDGLRLDVINLVSRHQDLPEDETGDGRRFYTDGPFIHEYLREMSRDVFQPLGLMTVGEMSSTTLENCQQYAAKDGSELSMTFNFHHLKVDYTLGEKWTVAAPDFVELKRIFNHWQQGMHNRAWNALFWCNHDQPRIVSRFGDEGEWRVPAAKMLAMTLHGMQGTPYIFQGEEIGMTSPGYTRLDQYRDVESLNMFAEKTEEGVYAPDILAILARKSRDNGRSPMQWDASENAGFSTGRPWIGCAQNYPLINAEAAQGDPDSVFHTYRQLIALRKRYPLLTLGDYQDLQPEHPAFWCYQRTWQGQSLLVVASLSREPLLWQAEGISASPHWQLLMGNYASTPDRPEAHIFKPYEAAWWWRPE; encoded by the coding sequence ATGAACCAACCTATTCCCTGGTGGCAAAACGGGGTTATTTACCAGATTTACCCGAAGAGTTTTCAGGACAGCACCGGCAATGGCCACGGCGATCTCAATGGCGTTATCCAACGGCTGGATTATCTGCAGGCGCTGGGCGTTGATGCTCTCTGGTTAACGCCGGTGTATGTTTCGCCCCAGGTCGATAATGGCTACGACGTGGCTGACTATTGCGATATCGATCCCGCTTACGGCACCCTGGCCGATTTTGAAAAACTGGTGGCCGAGGCACACCGTCGCCAGATACGCATTGTGATGGATATGGTCTTTAACCATACCTCTACTGACCACCCCTGGTTCAAGGCAGCGGCCAGTCCTCAGAGTCCTTACCGTCCGTTTTATATCTGGCGCGAAGGCCACGCGAGAGCATTACCGAATAACTGGCGTTCAAAGTTTGGCGGCCCCGCCTGGCAGCTCGAGAAACCTGGAGGTCAGTATTACCTGCATCTCTATGCACCGGAGCAGGCCGATCTGAACTGGGAACATCCTCCTGTTCGTGAAGAGCTAAAAAAAATCTGCCGCTTCTGGGCGGATAAAGGAGTGGATGGCCTGCGGCTGGACGTGATCAACCTGGTCTCCAGGCATCAGGATCTGCCTGAGGATGAGACGGGCGATGGCCGGCGTTTTTATACTGATGGCCCCTTTATTCATGAATATCTCCGTGAAATGAGCCGTGATGTCTTTCAGCCGCTGGGGCTGATGACGGTAGGAGAGATGTCCTCCACCACGCTTGAGAACTGCCAGCAGTACGCCGCAAAGGATGGCAGTGAACTCTCGATGACCTTTAATTTTCACCATTTGAAAGTCGACTACACGCTGGGGGAGAAATGGACGGTCGCCGCACCTGATTTTGTGGAGCTGAAACGGATTTTCAACCACTGGCAGCAGGGAATGCATAACCGCGCCTGGAACGCGCTGTTCTGGTGTAACCACGATCAGCCGCGCATCGTTTCCCGTTTTGGCGATGAAGGCGAGTGGCGGGTTCCTGCCGCCAAAATGCTGGCCATGACGTTACACGGCATGCAGGGCACGCCGTATATTTTTCAGGGGGAGGAGATTGGCATGACCAGTCCGGGGTATACCCGCCTCGATCAATATCGTGATGTGGAAAGCCTGAATATGTTTGCCGAAAAAACGGAGGAGGGCGTCTACGCTCCTGACATTCTGGCGATCCTCGCCAGAAAATCCCGTGATAACGGTCGCTCGCCCATGCAGTGGGATGCTTCGGAGAATGCGGGCTTTAGTACTGGGCGACCCTGGATTGGCTGCGCGCAGAATTATCCGCTTATCAATGCCGAAGCCGCACAGGGCGACCCCGATTCTGTCTTCCACACCTATCGCCAGCTGATTGCCCTGCGTAAACGCTACCCCCTGCTGACTTTGGGAGACTATCAGGATCTGCAACCTGAGCACCCGGCATTCTGGTGCTACCAGCGCACCTGGCAGGGGCAGTCTCTGCTGGTGGTTGCCAGTCTCAGCCGTGAGCCGTTGCTCTGGCAGGCTGAAGGCATCAGCGCCTCTCCCCACTGGCAATTATTAATGGGGAATTACGCCAGCACCCCCGACCGGCCAGAAGCGCACATTTTTAAACCTTATGAAGCCGCCTGGTGGTGGCGGCCAGAGTAG
- the treB gene encoding PTS trehalose transporter subunit IIBC encodes MSIHQQDIDRLIEFVGGKDNIASVSHCITRLRFVLVAPSLASPSKLEALPMVKGSFTNAGQFQVVIGPEVEEYYRALIATTSLDGASKEQAKIAARQNMAWSERAISHFSEIFSPLLPALISGGLILGFRNVIGDIPFSDGQTLAQSHAVWKNIYDFLWLLGEAIFMFLPVAVCWSTVKKMGGTPVLGIVLGVTLVSPQLMNSYLLGQQLPESWNFGWFAIEKVGYQAQVIPSILAGMALGWIETQLKKWIPAYLYLVIVPLASLLLAVFLAHTLIGPFGRMIGDGVAWAVKAVMTGSLAPIGAAVFGFLYAPLVITGVHQTTLAIDMQMIHSMGSTPLWPMIALSNIAQASAVLAIIIISRKANERDISVPAAISAYLGVTEPAMYGINLKYRFPMVCAMVGSALAGLICGFNGVLANGIGVGGLPGILSIKPQFWTIYSLSMLVAVAVPLGLTVLVYKRKERRGELPV; translated from the coding sequence ATGAGTATTCATCAGCAGGATATCGATCGCCTGATCGAGTTTGTTGGAGGCAAAGATAATATTGCCTCTGTCAGTCATTGCATCACCCGGTTACGTTTTGTTCTGGTCGCCCCCAGCCTTGCCAGCCCGTCGAAGCTGGAGGCGTTACCGATGGTAAAAGGTTCTTTCACTAATGCCGGGCAATTTCAGGTCGTGATAGGGCCGGAGGTGGAGGAGTATTACCGGGCATTAATCGCAACCACCAGCCTGGACGGGGCCAGTAAAGAGCAGGCTAAAATAGCCGCACGACAAAATATGGCCTGGAGTGAGCGGGCCATTTCTCACTTCTCTGAAATCTTCTCGCCTTTATTACCTGCGCTGATCAGCGGTGGCCTGATCCTGGGGTTCCGTAACGTCATCGGCGACATCCCCTTCTCCGACGGGCAAACGCTGGCCCAATCCCATGCGGTGTGGAAAAACATCTACGACTTTCTATGGTTGCTGGGTGAAGCCATCTTTATGTTCCTGCCCGTAGCGGTCTGCTGGTCGACGGTGAAAAAAATGGGCGGGACGCCGGTACTCGGGATTGTGCTGGGCGTTACCCTGGTCTCTCCCCAGTTAATGAACTCCTACCTTCTGGGGCAGCAGCTACCGGAAAGCTGGAATTTTGGCTGGTTTGCTATCGAGAAAGTGGGTTACCAGGCGCAGGTGATCCCCTCCATTCTGGCGGGCATGGCGCTGGGCTGGATTGAAACGCAGCTTAAAAAATGGATCCCGGCCTACCTCTATCTGGTGATTGTGCCGCTGGCTTCTCTGCTGCTGGCGGTGTTCCTGGCCCATACCCTGATTGGCCCGTTCGGCAGAATGATCGGTGATGGCGTCGCCTGGGCGGTAAAAGCGGTGATGACCGGAAGCCTGGCTCCAATTGGTGCCGCAGTGTTTGGTTTTCTTTATGCGCCGCTGGTGATCACCGGGGTGCATCAGACCACTCTGGCAATCGATATGCAGATGATCCACAGCATGGGCAGCACGCCGTTGTGGCCGATGATTGCCCTGTCGAATATTGCTCAGGCCTCGGCGGTGCTCGCCATCATCATCATCAGCCGCAAGGCTAACGAGCGGGACATTTCTGTGCCGGCGGCCATCTCCGCTTATCTGGGCGTTACCGAACCCGCCATGTACGGCATCAACCTGAAATATCGCTTTCCGATGGTGTGCGCCATGGTGGGGTCCGCGCTGGCCGGCCTGATTTGCGGCTTCAACGGCGTGCTCGCTAACGGCATCGGCGTGGGGGGCCTGCCGGGGATCCTGTCGATCAAACCGCAGTTCTGGACGATCTATTCGCTGTCGATGCTGGTGGCCGTGGCGGTTCCGTTAGGGCTGACCGTGCTGGTCTACAAACGCAAAGAGCGCCGTGGCGAGTTGCCGGTTTAG
- the treR gene encoding trehalose operon repressor TreR: MHNRLTIKDIARLSGVGKSTVSRVINGEASVSQSTRERVEAVILQQGFTPSKSARAMRGQSDKVVGIIVSRLDSPAENQAVRAMLPLLYQQGFDPIMMESQFDTRLVEEHLHMLAQRHVDGVILFGFNGLMQEMLTPWQEKMVVMVRNYPGFSSVCYDDAGAVNLLMDHLYAGAHRHISYLGVEQYDATTGACRYQAYLDACTRLNLLPEATLGELSYQNGFDRVAGVIAPDTTALVCASDSLALGATKYLQQQHLTGIQVCSIGNTPLLNFLFPETLSVEFGYGSAGRHAVRQLLAQLAGDTGMRHILIPCTLS, translated from the coding sequence ATGCATAATCGCCTGACCATCAAAGATATTGCCCGCCTCAGCGGCGTGGGGAAATCAACGGTTTCCCGCGTCATCAATGGCGAGGCAAGCGTCAGTCAGAGCACCCGCGAGCGAGTGGAAGCGGTGATCCTGCAACAGGGGTTCACCCCCTCCAAATCCGCCCGTGCCATGCGTGGACAAAGCGACAAAGTGGTGGGCATTATTGTTTCCCGCCTTGATTCGCCCGCTGAAAACCAGGCCGTGCGCGCCATGTTGCCTTTGCTTTATCAGCAGGGGTTTGACCCGATCATGATGGAAAGCCAGTTCGATACCCGGCTGGTAGAAGAGCACCTTCATATGCTCGCGCAGCGTCATGTGGATGGCGTGATCCTGTTCGGTTTTAACGGGCTGATGCAGGAGATGCTCACGCCGTGGCAGGAAAAAATGGTGGTGATGGTACGCAATTATCCGGGTTTCTCCTCGGTCTGTTACGATGATGCGGGCGCGGTAAATTTGCTGATGGATCACCTTTACGCCGGGGCGCATCGTCACATCAGCTATCTTGGCGTTGAGCAATATGATGCCACCACGGGGGCCTGCCGCTACCAGGCCTATCTGGATGCCTGTACTCGTCTGAATTTACTCCCTGAAGCGACGCTGGGGGAGTTAAGTTATCAGAACGGTTTTGATCGTGTGGCCGGAGTGATCGCTCCTGATACCACCGCACTGGTTTGCGCTTCTGACAGCCTTGCGCTGGGGGCCACCAAATATCTGCAGCAACAGCATCTGACCGGTATTCAGGTCTGTTCAATCGGTAATACGCCGCTGTTAAATTTTCTGTTTCCGGAAACGTTATCGGTAGAGTTTGGCTACGGCAGCGCGGGCCGCCATGCTGTCCGGCAACTGCTGGCTCAGCTGGCGGGCGATACCGGTATGCGTCATATCCTGATCCCCTGTACGCTTTCCTGA
- a CDS encoding tartrate dehydrogenase, which translates to MALAKYRIAVIPGDGIGKEVMPEGVKVMDAVARQSGIAFEWQWFDFASAEYYQQHGKMLPDDWFETLKSFDAIYFGAVGWPEVVPDHVSLWGSLLQFRRQFDQYVNLRPVRLLAGVKAPLADRKPGDIDFYVVRENTEGEYSSVGGTMFPGTDREIVIQETVMTRIGTDRILKFAYELAQKRPKKHLTSATKSNGIAITMPWWDSRVEEMSGSYPEVRVDKYHIDILTAHFVLHPDRFDVVVASNLFGDILSDLGPACTGTIGIAPSANINPEGKFPSLFEPVHGSAPDIAGKNIANPVGQIWCGAMMLEHLGHAEAAEAVVKAIEKVLATSDDKSALTPDMGGTGNTQDLGSAIAAAFA; encoded by the coding sequence ATGGCTTTAGCGAAGTACAGGATTGCCGTCATCCCTGGCGACGGCATCGGTAAAGAAGTGATGCCGGAAGGTGTCAAAGTGATGGATGCCGTAGCCCGTCAGTCTGGTATCGCTTTTGAGTGGCAGTGGTTTGATTTTGCCAGCGCAGAGTATTACCAGCAGCACGGAAAAATGCTGCCGGATGACTGGTTCGAGACGCTGAAATCCTTTGATGCCATCTACTTTGGCGCGGTGGGCTGGCCCGAAGTGGTACCGGATCACGTCTCGCTTTGGGGCTCGCTGCTGCAATTCCGTCGTCAGTTCGATCAGTACGTAAATCTTCGCCCTGTCCGGCTGCTGGCGGGCGTTAAAGCGCCGCTGGCGGATCGAAAACCTGGTGATATCGATTTTTACGTGGTGCGGGAAAACACCGAAGGCGAATATTCCAGCGTCGGGGGGACAATGTTCCCCGGTACCGATCGTGAGATCGTGATCCAGGAAACGGTGATGACGCGGATCGGCACGGATCGCATTCTGAAGTTTGCTTACGAGCTGGCGCAAAAGCGGCCAAAAAAACACCTGACTTCAGCGACCAAATCCAACGGCATTGCGATTACCATGCCGTGGTGGGACAGCCGTGTGGAAGAGATGAGCGGCAGCTACCCGGAGGTGCGCGTCGACAAATACCATATTGATATTCTCACCGCCCACTTCGTCTTACATCCCGATCGCTTTGATGTGGTGGTGGCGAGTAACCTGTTCGGCGATATCCTCTCGGATCTCGGACCAGCCTGTACCGGCACTATCGGCATTGCGCCTTCGGCCAATATCAACCCTGAAGGCAAGTTCCCCAGCCTGTTCGAACCGGTACACGGCTCCGCGCCCGATATCGCCGGTAAAAATATCGCCAACCCGGTCGGCCAGATCTGGTGTGGTGCGATGATGCTGGAACACCTGGGGCACGCCGAAGCCGCAGAAGCCGTGGTAAAGGCTATCGAGAAAGTGCTGGCTACCAGCGATGACAAAAGCGCCCTGACGCCAGATATGGGTGGCACCGGCAATACTCAGGATCTCGGCTCCGCCATTGCCGCCGCGTTTGCTTAA